One Pseudodesulfovibrio cashew DNA window includes the following coding sequences:
- a CDS encoding prephenate dehydrogenase yields MTEPALKHIAIAGANGSMGALFLERFPEAGCSVVGLARPYTEDKLREALSECDMLMVCVPVTVMADVVQTMRPYLPEGCILADVGSVKEGPMRAMLENYDGPVVGTHPLFGPVIPDGFLPKTAIVPGRESDKEAAEKVYSLFEACDYDPFMTTAEEHDRAMAFIQGLNFTSTVAFLAATRDVQSIKNFVTPSFKRRLDAARKMLTMDTELFETISEANPYLQESNRKFMTYLSLAAGGDLELLSNRAKWWWNRNIR; encoded by the coding sequence ATGACCGAACCAGCCCTTAAACATATCGCCATCGCCGGAGCCAACGGCTCCATGGGAGCGCTCTTCCTGGAGCGTTTCCCGGAGGCGGGGTGTTCCGTTGTCGGGCTGGCGCGTCCGTACACGGAGGACAAGCTCCGCGAGGCGCTGTCCGAATGCGACATGCTCATGGTCTGCGTGCCGGTCACGGTCATGGCGGATGTCGTGCAAACCATGCGCCCGTACCTGCCCGAGGGGTGCATCCTGGCCGACGTGGGTTCGGTCAAGGAAGGTCCCATGCGGGCCATGCTCGAAAACTACGACGGCCCGGTGGTGGGCACCCACCCGCTATTCGGCCCGGTCATTCCCGACGGCTTCCTGCCCAAGACGGCCATCGTGCCCGGCAGGGAGAGCGACAAGGAGGCGGCGGAGAAGGTCTACTCCCTCTTCGAAGCCTGCGACTACGATCCGTTCATGACCACCGCCGAAGAGCACGACCGGGCCATGGCCTTCATCCAGGGCCTCAACTTTACGTCCACCGTGGCCTTCCTGGCCGCCACCAGGGACGTCCAATCCATCAAGAATTTCGTTACGCCATCGTTCAAGCGCAGGCTGGATGCGGCACGCAAGATGTTGACCATGGACACGGAGCTCTTCGAGACCATCTCCGAGGCCAACCCCTACCTGCAGGAATCCAACCGCAAGTTCATGACGTACCTTAGCCTGGCTGCCGGCGGCGACCTCGAGTTGCTCTCCAACCGGGCCAAGTGGTGGTGGAACAGAAACATTCGTTAA
- a CDS encoding ammonium transporter: MFLRKSPTHKFPKVAIALAAAVAVLAPTLAHAEEVEYLTQFNANILWTLVAACLVMIMQAGFACVEAGFTRAKSAGNIMMKNFLDFAAGSIVFFLFGFGLMFGLDAGGFFGTSGFGLGGVAAGDLSWTYTFWFFQSVFAATAATIVSGGMAERTKFGSYVVVSIILSGLIYPISGHWAWGSLWLGDDGAGWLEAYGFCDFAGSSVVHSVGGWIALAGAMVLGPRIGKYSEDGKANAIPGHNIPLAGLGVFILWFGWFGFNPGSTTTADDTIGLIAMNTSLAACAGVLGSMVISWFRFGKPDISMTMNGALAGLVGITAPCATVTPGGSIIIGLVAGVLVVLSIEFIDKVLKIDDPVGASSVHGVCGAWGTIACGLFNVDGGLLYGGGFSQLGVQLLGVGVFFVWAFGAGFILMSIVKAIFGIRVTKEEELKGLDIAEHGSESYNGFQLFSNE, encoded by the coding sequence ATGTTTTTGAGAAAGTCCCCGACCCACAAGTTCCCGAAGGTCGCAATAGCACTCGCAGCCGCAGTGGCTGTCCTTGCTCCGACCCTCGCCCACGCTGAAGAGGTAGAGTACCTCACCCAGTTCAACGCCAACATCCTTTGGACGCTCGTAGCCGCATGTCTGGTTATGATCATGCAGGCCGGTTTTGCCTGCGTCGAGGCCGGTTTCACCCGCGCCAAATCCGCCGGTAACATCATGATGAAGAACTTCCTGGACTTCGCCGCCGGCTCCATCGTCTTTTTCCTGTTCGGCTTCGGCCTGATGTTCGGCCTTGATGCCGGCGGCTTCTTCGGCACCTCCGGCTTCGGCCTGGGTGGCGTTGCCGCAGGCGACCTCTCCTGGACCTACACCTTCTGGTTCTTCCAGTCCGTGTTCGCCGCCACCGCCGCCACCATCGTTTCCGGCGGCATGGCCGAGCGTACCAAGTTCGGCAGCTACGTTGTGGTTTCCATCATCCTCAGCGGCCTGATCTACCCCATCTCCGGTCACTGGGCCTGGGGTTCCCTGTGGCTGGGCGATGACGGCGCCGGTTGGCTCGAAGCCTACGGCTTCTGCGACTTCGCCGGTTCCTCCGTCGTTCACTCCGTGGGTGGCTGGATCGCCCTGGCCGGCGCCATGGTGCTCGGTCCCCGCATCGGCAAGTACTCCGAGGACGGCAAGGCCAACGCTATCCCGGGTCACAACATTCCCCTGGCCGGTCTCGGCGTCTTCATCCTCTGGTTCGGTTGGTTCGGTTTTAACCCCGGTTCCACCACCACAGCTGACGACACCATCGGCCTGATCGCCATGAACACCTCCCTGGCCGCCTGTGCCGGCGTGCTCGGCTCCATGGTCATCTCCTGGTTCCGCTTCGGCAAGCCGGACATCTCCATGACCATGAACGGCGCCCTGGCTGGTCTGGTCGGTATCACCGCCCCCTGCGCCACCGTCACTCCCGGCGGCTCCATCATCATCGGCCTGGTCGCTGGTGTGCTGGTCGTCCTGTCCATCGAATTCATCGACAAGGTCCTCAAGATCGACGATCCGGTCGGCGCTTCCTCTGTCCACGGCGTCTGTGGTGCCTGGGGTACCATCGCCTGCGGTCTGTTCAACGTTGACGGCGGCTTGCTCTACGGCGGCGGGTTCTCCCAGCTCGGCGTGCAGCTCCTCGGCGTGGGCGTCTTCTTCGTCTGGGCCTTCGGTGCCGGTTTCATCCTGATGTCCATCGTCAAGGCCATCTTCGGCATCCGCGTCACCAAGGAAGAGGAGCTCAAGGGTCTGGACATCGCCGAGCACGGCTCCGAGTCCTACAACGGCTTCCAGCTCTTCAGCAACGAATAG
- a CDS encoding 3-dehydroquinate synthase II family protein, whose translation MKKVIFKSVPFDKKLITLALESGVDAVMVEKDQVKNVQSLGRVTVITPEDMPVVELTKKADEDVAVNKIKAGDNVALKKGWEIIPVENILAQVENLALECENLDRAILAAGILERGCDTIVVLPEGATDLKQIVAELKLSQGKLDLQAATVTAIEATGLGHRVCVDTISMLKRGQGMLIGNSSAFSFLVHAETESNPYVAARPFRVNAGAVHAYAQMPGDKTTYLEELAAGTDVLIVGADGNTSLATVGRVKVEIRPMLLIKAEVKTKDGVKAGQVFLQNAETIRVVSDKGEPVSVVTLKVGDKIMVKTDEAGRHFGMRIKEEIKEG comes from the coding sequence ATGAAAAAAGTCATCTTCAAATCCGTTCCCTTTGACAAAAAACTCATCACCCTTGCCCTGGAATCGGGCGTGGACGCCGTGATGGTCGAAAAGGACCAGGTCAAGAACGTGCAGTCCCTGGGACGCGTCACGGTCATTACCCCTGAAGACATGCCCGTGGTCGAACTGACCAAGAAGGCGGACGAGGACGTGGCCGTCAACAAGATCAAGGCCGGCGATAACGTGGCTCTCAAGAAGGGATGGGAGATCATCCCGGTGGAAAACATCCTGGCCCAGGTGGAAAACCTGGCCCTGGAATGCGAGAACCTGGACCGCGCCATCCTGGCCGCAGGCATCCTGGAGCGCGGCTGCGACACCATCGTGGTCCTGCCCGAGGGAGCCACCGATCTCAAGCAGATCGTGGCCGAGCTCAAGCTCTCCCAGGGCAAGCTGGACCTCCAGGCCGCCACGGTCACGGCCATCGAGGCCACCGGCCTGGGCCATCGCGTCTGCGTGGACACCATCTCCATGCTCAAGCGCGGCCAGGGCATGCTCATCGGCAACTCCTCGGCCTTCTCGTTCCTGGTGCACGCCGAGACCGAGTCCAATCCGTATGTTGCCGCTCGCCCCTTCCGGGTCAACGCGGGCGCGGTGCACGCCTACGCCCAGATGCCCGGCGACAAAACCACCTACTTGGAAGAGCTGGCCGCCGGCACCGATGTGCTCATCGTCGGCGCGGACGGCAACACCAGCCTGGCCACCGTGGGCAGGGTCAAGGTCGAAATCCGGCCCATGCTGCTCATCAAGGCCGAGGTCAAGACCAAGGACGGCGTCAAGGCCGGACAGGTCTTCCTCCAGAACGCCGAAACCATCCGCGTGGTCTCCGACAAGGGCGAACCCGTGTCCGTAGTCACCCTCAAGGTGGGCGACAAGATCATGGTCAAAACCGACGAGGCCGGCCGACACTTCGGCATGCGCATCAAGGAAGAGATCAAGGAAGGATAA
- a CDS encoding 2-amino-3,7-dideoxy-D-threo-hept-6-ulosonate synthase encodes MHIGKAIRLERIVNRNTGRTIIVPMDHGVTVGPIDGLVDMREAVGRVVDGGANAVIEHKGLVRCGHRAQGKDIGLIVHLSASTTLSPFPNAKSLVASVEDAIRLGADAVSIHCNLGDETEAAMLSDFGRVASEASNWGIPLLSMIYARGPKVKDEYDPEVVAHCARVGTELGADIIKVPYTGDIDTFGKVCDACCVPVVIAGGPKLDSTESFLQMVHDSLEAGGAGLSVGRNVFQHDDPTRLVEALNMVVHGDESVETALNHLK; translated from the coding sequence ATGCACATCGGCAAGGCAATCAGGCTGGAGAGAATCGTCAACCGCAACACCGGACGCACCATCATCGTTCCCATGGACCACGGCGTGACAGTCGGCCCCATCGACGGGCTGGTGGACATGCGCGAGGCCGTTGGGCGGGTCGTCGATGGCGGCGCAAACGCAGTCATCGAGCATAAAGGGCTGGTCCGCTGCGGACACCGCGCCCAGGGCAAGGACATCGGCCTCATCGTCCACCTGTCCGCGTCCACCACGCTTTCCCCCTTCCCCAACGCAAAATCCCTGGTCGCCAGCGTCGAAGACGCCATCCGCCTGGGAGCTGACGCCGTCTCCATTCACTGCAACCTCGGCGACGAAACCGAAGCCGCCATGCTCAGCGACTTCGGCAGGGTGGCCTCCGAAGCCTCCAACTGGGGCATTCCGCTCCTGTCCATGATCTACGCCCGCGGCCCCAAGGTGAAAGACGAATACGATCCCGAAGTGGTCGCCCACTGCGCCCGCGTCGGCACCGAACTGGGCGCGGACATCATCAAGGTTCCCTACACCGGCGACATCGACACCTTCGGCAAAGTATGCGACGCCTGTTGTGTACCCGTGGTCATCGCCGGAGGCCCCAAGCTCGACAGCACAGAATCTTTCCTCCAGATGGTCCACGACTCTCTGGAAGCCGGCGGCGCGGGCCTCTCTGTCGGTCGAAACGTCTTCCAGCATGACGATCCCACCCGCCTGGTGGAGGCCCTGAACATGGTTGTTCACGGCGACGAGTCCGTGGAGACCGCCCTCAACCATCTCAAATAG
- the panD gene encoding aspartate 1-decarboxylase — translation MAQRCFLSAKIHGATITEANLEYRGSLSIDTKLMKTVGILPYEQVDVYNLDNGERLTTYAIPGEPGQICLNGAAAHKGEPGQRVIIATYAWLDETEARTGKPRVVIAGKNNEIDEILECDLNPNF, via the coding sequence TTGGCCCAACGCTGTTTTTTGAGCGCCAAGATACACGGCGCGACCATCACCGAGGCAAACCTGGAATACCGGGGCAGTCTCTCCATAGACACGAAGCTCATGAAGACCGTGGGCATCCTGCCCTACGAGCAGGTGGACGTGTACAACCTGGACAACGGGGAGAGGCTGACAACCTACGCCATCCCCGGCGAACCGGGACAAATCTGTCTCAACGGCGCCGCCGCCCACAAGGGTGAGCCCGGACAGCGCGTCATCATCGCCACCTACGCGTGGCTCGACGAAACCGAGGCTCGCACCGGCAAGCCCCGAGTCGTCATCGCAGGCAAAAACAACGAGATCGATGAAATTCTCGAATGCGATCTCAACCCGAATTTCTAG
- the aroA gene encoding 3-phosphoshikimate 1-carboxyvinyltransferase — protein MMKEPILINAPASKSLSHRTLIAAALANGVSEVSSALDSDDITRTRGCLTACGATIEKKDGVLVVTGMEDGPKGANADGKHKDEEPHELYMHESGTTCRLMTAVAAAGHGTFRVHGAPRMHERPMGELTGALTTLGSKFQYDGEKGFLPFFMTSRGYTKKSVDITLEESSQYLSGLLLGAPLAGHEITVNVTGNKAVSWPYVALTLRIMEDFKAEFEVQLKKNGKWQAVPWRSVKGVTPGKIRFVVQPSGYQPTNYRVEGDWSNASYFLAAGAVGRNPVLIKGLAADSLQGDRAIMDILSQMGASIQVTFDGILVVPAPLRGITVDMSRCPDLVPTVAAAAAFASTPTTIENVAHLRIKETDRLAACAEEVARTRTDTSIVGDSLIIRPGALPRGETIAFKTYNDHRMAMSMSLFSLAGMDVELDNPACVGKSFPGFWDEWKKITG, from the coding sequence ATGATGAAAGAACCGATCCTGATCAACGCACCGGCATCCAAGTCCCTATCCCACCGGACGCTCATCGCGGCTGCGCTGGCCAACGGCGTGTCCGAGGTCTCATCGGCCCTGGACTCCGACGACATCACCCGTACGCGCGGCTGCCTCACGGCCTGCGGCGCAACAATCGAGAAAAAGGACGGCGTACTTGTGGTCACCGGCATGGAAGACGGCCCCAAGGGCGCCAATGCCGACGGCAAGCACAAGGACGAGGAGCCCCACGAACTCTACATGCACGAATCCGGCACCACCTGCCGGCTGATGACCGCCGTGGCTGCGGCAGGGCATGGCACCTTCCGGGTTCACGGCGCGCCTCGCATGCACGAGCGGCCCATGGGAGAGCTGACCGGAGCCCTGACGACCCTGGGCTCGAAATTTCAATACGACGGCGAAAAGGGGTTCCTCCCCTTTTTCATGACCAGCAGGGGCTACACCAAGAAATCGGTGGACATCACCCTGGAGGAAAGCAGCCAATACCTCTCCGGGCTGCTCCTGGGTGCGCCCCTGGCTGGCCACGAAATCACCGTCAACGTCACCGGCAACAAGGCCGTATCCTGGCCTTACGTAGCCCTGACCCTGCGCATCATGGAGGACTTCAAGGCCGAGTTCGAGGTCCAGCTCAAGAAGAACGGCAAGTGGCAGGCCGTCCCCTGGCGCTCGGTCAAGGGTGTCACCCCGGGCAAGATCCGCTTCGTGGTACAACCCTCGGGCTACCAGCCCACGAACTACCGCGTGGAAGGCGACTGGTCCAACGCCAGCTACTTCCTGGCGGCGGGAGCCGTGGGACGCAACCCGGTGCTGATCAAGGGACTGGCCGCCGATTCCCTCCAGGGAGACCGCGCCATCATGGACATCCTGAGCCAGATGGGCGCGTCCATCCAGGTCACCTTTGACGGCATCCTGGTCGTGCCCGCCCCCCTGCGCGGCATCACCGTCGACATGAGCCGCTGCCCGGACCTGGTGCCCACCGTGGCCGCGGCCGCGGCCTTCGCGTCCACGCCGACCACCATCGAAAACGTGGCGCACCTGCGCATCAAGGAGACCGACCGGCTGGCGGCCTGCGCCGAGGAAGTGGCCCGGACCAGGACCGACACGTCCATCGTCGGCGATTCGCTGATCATCCGCCCCGGCGCCCTGCCCAGGGGGGAGACCATCGCCTTCAAGACGTACAATGACCACCGCATGGCCATGTCCATGTCCCTGTTTTCCCTTGCCGGAATGGACGTCGAGCTTGACAATCCCGCCTGTGTGGGCAAATCATTTCCCGGCTTCTGGGATGAATGGAAAAAGATCACCGGCTAG
- the panC gene encoding pantoate--beta-alanine ligase — protein sequence MQIITAPAKLQRQCLTWRREGLTIGLVPTMGFFHDGHLALMERARPLCDKLVVSLFVNPTQFGENEDLDKYPHDLDGDTAKAWSKGVDLLFAPEAGAMYAQDHATWINVPALGEHLCGAARPGHFQGVCTVVTKLFMLTQANLAVFGQKDWQQFAILRRMVRDLNIPVELIGHEIVREKDGLAMSSRNAYLTETERASAPAIRKGLLKTADKVRSGMRNVDDIKRFLHDEFAAALPMGEVDYAEIVDPDDIVPLKEVTGPALLAVAVRLGKARLIDNLLLEG from the coding sequence ATGCAGATCATTACCGCCCCCGCAAAGCTGCAACGGCAGTGCCTTACCTGGCGGCGTGAGGGGTTGACTATCGGCCTGGTCCCGACCATGGGCTTTTTCCACGACGGGCATCTCGCGCTCATGGAGCGCGCCCGGCCCCTGTGCGACAAGCTTGTGGTCTCGCTCTTCGTCAACCCGACCCAGTTCGGGGAAAACGAAGACCTGGATAAATATCCGCATGATCTGGACGGAGACACGGCCAAGGCCTGGTCCAAGGGCGTGGACCTGCTCTTCGCCCCCGAAGCCGGGGCCATGTACGCCCAGGACCACGCCACCTGGATCAACGTCCCGGCCCTGGGAGAGCACCTCTGCGGTGCGGCCCGGCCAGGCCACTTTCAGGGCGTGTGCACCGTGGTGACCAAGCTCTTCATGCTGACCCAGGCCAACCTTGCCGTATTCGGACAGAAGGACTGGCAGCAATTCGCCATTCTCAGGCGCATGGTCCGCGATCTGAACATCCCGGTGGAACTCATCGGCCACGAGATCGTCCGCGAAAAGGACGGTTTGGCCATGAGCTCGCGTAACGCCTACCTGACCGAGACGGAGCGCGCCTCCGCCCCGGCCATTCGTAAAGGTTTGCTCAAGACCGCCGATAAGGTACGCTCCGGGATGCGGAACGTGGACGACATAAAACGCTTCCTGCACGACGAGTTCGCCGCCGCCCTGCCCATGGGCGAGGTGGACTACGCGGAGATAGTGGACCCGGACGACATCGTCCCGCTGAAGGAAGTGACCGGTCCGGCCCTGCTGGCCGTGGCCGTGCGCCTGGGCAAGGCGAGGCTCATCGACAACCTGTTACTTGAGGGGTAG
- a CDS encoding P-II family nitrogen regulator has protein sequence MKLIIAYIRPEKLNDVKQALYAKEIYSLSVTNILGSGRQKGFTETYRGVQMEVNLLKKVRLEIGVNDEFEAKAIDAIRTAGQTGSEGDGVIFVTELAKALRIRTGEDGIL, from the coding sequence ATGAAGCTTATCATAGCATATATCAGGCCCGAAAAGCTGAACGACGTGAAGCAGGCTTTGTACGCCAAGGAGATCTACTCCCTGTCCGTGACCAACATCCTCGGCTCCGGCCGCCAGAAAGGGTTCACCGAGACCTACCGCGGCGTGCAGATGGAAGTGAACCTGCTCAAGAAAGTCCGCCTGGAGATCGGCGTGAACGATGAGTTCGAGGCCAAGGCCATCGACGCCATCCGGACCGCCGGCCAGACCGGAAGCGAAGGCGACGGCGTGATCTTCGTCACCGAACTCGCCAAAGCCCTCCGTATCCGGACCGGAGAAGACGGAATCCTCTAA
- the metK gene encoding methionine adenosyltransferase: MQIEGKYLFTSESVTEGHPDKVADQISDAILDAIIGQDENARVACETLVTTGMAFIAGEISTTAYADFPDIVRATIKDIGYNSADTMGFDWQTCAVISSIDKQSPDIAQGVDRQKPEDQGAGDQGMMFGFATNETPTLMPTPIYYAHKLSRRLTYVRKEGILDYLRPDGKTQVCVEFDNGKPVRIDNVVVSSQHDESIAYSDLQEGILNEVIKKTLPEDLIDDRLKTYINPTGRFVIGGPVGDCGLTGRKIINDTYGGAGAHGGGAFSGKDPSKVDRSGAYMARYVAKNVVAAGLADQCEVQIAYAIGVAEPVSVVVCSRGTGQVSDEQLTKAVTEVFDMRPYYIQERLKLRRPIFQKTTNYGHFGRELPEFTWEQTDAVDDLRTACKI, from the coding sequence ATGCAGATTGAAGGCAAGTATCTCTTCACTTCCGAGTCCGTGACCGAAGGCCACCCCGACAAGGTCGCCGACCAGATTTCCGACGCCATCCTGGATGCCATCATCGGCCAGGATGAGAACGCCCGCGTGGCCTGTGAGACCCTGGTCACCACCGGCATGGCCTTCATCGCCGGCGAAATCTCCACCACGGCCTACGCCGATTTCCCGGATATCGTCCGCGCCACCATCAAGGACATCGGCTACAACTCCGCCGACACCATGGGCTTCGACTGGCAGACCTGCGCGGTCATCTCCTCCATCGACAAGCAGTCCCCGGACATCGCTCAGGGCGTCGACCGCCAGAAACCCGAAGATCAGGGCGCGGGCGACCAGGGCATGATGTTCGGTTTCGCCACCAACGAGACCCCGACCCTGATGCCCACCCCCATCTACTACGCCCACAAGCTTTCCCGCCGACTGACCTACGTGCGCAAGGAGGGCATCCTTGACTACCTGCGCCCCGACGGCAAGACCCAGGTCTGCGTCGAGTTCGACAACGGCAAGCCCGTGCGCATCGACAACGTGGTCGTCTCCTCCCAGCATGACGAGAGCATCGCCTACTCCGATCTCCAGGAAGGCATCCTGAACGAGGTCATCAAGAAGACGCTGCCCGAGGACCTGATCGACGACAGGCTCAAGACCTACATCAACCCCACCGGCCGGTTCGTCATCGGCGGCCCCGTGGGTGACTGCGGCCTGACCGGACGCAAAATCATCAATGACACCTACGGCGGTGCCGGTGCCCATGGCGGCGGCGCTTTCTCCGGCAAGGACCCGTCCAAGGTGGACCGCTCCGGCGCCTACATGGCCCGCTACGTTGCCAAGAACGTGGTTGCCGCCGGCCTCGCCGACCAGTGCGAAGTGCAGATCGCCTACGCCATCGGCGTGGCCGAACCCGTCTCCGTGGTCGTCTGCTCGCGCGGCACCGGCCAGGTCTCGGACGAGCAGCTGACCAAGGCCGTGACCGAGGTCTTCGACATGCGCCCCTACTACATCCAGGAACGCCTCAAGCTGCGCCGCCCCATCTTCCAGAAGACCACCAACTACGGCCACTTCGGTCGCGAACTCCCCGAATTCACCTGGGAGCAGACCGACGCCGTGGACGATCTCCGCACTGCCTGCAAGATCTAG
- the pheA gene encoding prephenate dehydratase, with protein sequence MADKEQNDIPDLGELRENIDAIDDQIVELLNKRAEQSLGVGRYKAAKGEAIYKPFREQEVLNKIADSSPGPLPDKHLRTIYREIMSSSRHLQRPERVVYLGPPGTFSYFAAIEHMGSSASLTPKSNFEEIFRAVAEEGAELGVIPLENSIEGTVGQVVDLFMRYKVYIQAEVFSRISHNLISNATSLEDVEVIYSHPQPLGQCREWLKHKMPDVPTISTESTAEAAEIVSGKKAAAVIGHRKLADLYGMNILAEAIEDQPDNWTRFLIIGASPSQEDRRDKTTILFTLPDKPGALARVLTTLAHQSINMTKLESRPFKGEKWKYVFFADLECDFGADRYEDVLEDIRHQCHTLRVLGSYPTQEERQ encoded by the coding sequence ATGGCTGACAAGGAACAAAACGACATCCCGGATCTCGGGGAACTGCGCGAGAACATCGACGCCATCGACGATCAGATCGTGGAGCTGCTGAACAAACGCGCCGAGCAGTCGCTGGGCGTGGGCCGCTACAAGGCGGCCAAGGGCGAGGCCATCTACAAGCCGTTTCGCGAGCAGGAGGTCCTGAACAAGATCGCCGACTCATCGCCCGGCCCGCTGCCGGACAAGCACCTGCGCACCATCTACCGCGAGATCATGTCCTCCTCGCGCCACCTGCAGCGGCCGGAGCGCGTGGTCTATCTCGGCCCTCCCGGCACCTTTTCCTATTTTGCGGCCATCGAACACATGGGCAGCTCGGCCTCGCTCACGCCCAAGAGCAATTTCGAGGAGATCTTCCGCGCCGTGGCCGAAGAGGGAGCGGAACTGGGTGTCATCCCCCTGGAGAACTCCATCGAGGGCACCGTGGGCCAGGTCGTGGACCTGTTCATGAGATATAAGGTATATATCCAGGCCGAGGTCTTCAGCCGCATCAGCCACAACCTCATTTCCAACGCCACGAGCCTGGAGGACGTGGAGGTCATCTACTCCCACCCGCAGCCGCTGGGACAGTGTCGGGAGTGGCTCAAGCACAAGATGCCCGACGTCCCGACCATCTCTACGGAATCCACGGCCGAAGCCGCCGAGATCGTTTCCGGCAAGAAGGCCGCCGCGGTCATCGGCCACCGCAAACTGGCCGATCTCTACGGCATGAACATCCTGGCCGAGGCCATCGAGGACCAGCCGGACAACTGGACCCGGTTCCTGATCATCGGCGCGTCCCCCTCCCAGGAGGACCGGCGCGACAAGACAACCATCCTGTTCACCCTGCCGGACAAACCGGGCGCCCTCGCCCGGGTGCTGACCACCCTGGCCCATCAGTCCATCAACATGACCAAGCTGGAATCCCGCCCGTTCAAGGGCGAAAAATGGAAGTACGTCTTCTTCGCCGACCTGGAATGCGATTTCGGAGCCGACCGCTACGAAGATGTGCTTGAAGACATCCGGCACCAGTGCCACACGCTCAGGGTGCTCGGGTCCTACCCGACCCAGGAGGAAAGACAATGA
- a CDS encoding EAL domain-containing protein: MLTTDINLQGIIESGSILTHFQPQVSLKRKAVIGLEALSRGFDPQSGDIIPPTLLFEQARDKESRLALDRACRTKAVESFATLHRRDKSVMLSMNIDATCINSMTRGSNHLLKLVKHYGISPSNVIIEIIESRCEDQDALLDFVRFYRKKNFLIALDDVGAGFSNLDRIPLIKPDIIKLDRSLISGVDSQFHKLEVVRSFVQMSDRLGCLVLAEGVETSSEAMCLLGQEVDLFQGFFFARPAPGLDAVPAMAKKVDALADKYRENRTRHIAEEKRLFSNFNLMVLTMCQALADVPSRDINRSLTRFIDTYTNVECLYVLDMKGRQTSDTLCNPDKLKKSKRCLYEPARQGADHSLKKYFLPIQAGLERFTSPPYISLASGNLCTTISQVFYHRSTGRHLILCVDLSRDDIHGYRI; this comes from the coding sequence ATGCTGACTACAGACATAAATTTACAGGGGATCATTGAATCCGGTTCAATCCTTACCCACTTCCAGCCGCAGGTCTCCCTCAAGAGAAAGGCCGTCATCGGGCTGGAGGCTTTGAGCCGAGGCTTCGACCCCCAAAGCGGAGATATTATACCTCCAACCCTGCTGTTCGAGCAGGCCCGGGACAAGGAATCCCGGCTCGCCCTGGACCGGGCCTGCCGAACAAAAGCGGTGGAATCCTTCGCCACCCTCCACCGGCGCGACAAGTCGGTGATGCTCTCCATGAACATCGACGCCACGTGCATCAACAGCATGACGCGGGGCTCCAACCATCTGCTCAAGCTGGTCAAGCACTACGGCATCAGCCCCAGCAACGTGATCATCGAGATCATCGAATCCCGGTGCGAAGATCAGGACGCGCTCCTCGACTTCGTCCGCTTCTACCGAAAAAAGAATTTTCTCATCGCCCTGGACGACGTGGGCGCCGGGTTTTCCAATCTGGACCGAATCCCGCTGATCAAGCCGGATATCATCAAGCTTGACCGCTCCCTTATTTCCGGGGTGGACAGCCAGTTTCACAAGCTTGAAGTGGTGCGCTCCTTTGTCCAGATGTCGGACCGCCTCGGCTGTCTGGTCCTGGCTGAGGGCGTGGAGACCAGCTCCGAGGCCATGTGTCTGCTCGGTCAGGAGGTGGACCTTTTCCAGGGGTTCTTCTTCGCCCGTCCGGCCCCGGGGTTGGACGCGGTTCCTGCCATGGCCAAGAAGGTCGACGCCCTGGCGGACAAGTACCGGGAAAACCGGACCCGGCACATCGCCGAGGAAAAGCGCCTCTTCTCGAATTTCAATCTCATGGTCCTGACCATGTGCCAGGCCCTGGCCGACGTGCCTTCCCGGGACATCAACCGCTCCCTGACACGTTTCATAGACACTTACACCAATGTTGAGTGCCTCTATGTCCTGGACATGAAGGGGCGGCAGACGTCCGACACCCTATGCAACCCGGACAAGCTCAAGAAGTCCAAGCGCTGCCTGTACGAGCCTGCCCGCCAGGGGGCGGACCACTCTCTCAAGAAGTACTTCCTGCCCATCCAGGCCGGCCTTGAGCGGTTCACTTCCCCTCCCTACATTTCCCTGGCCTCCGGCAATCTTTGCACCACCATCTCACAGGTTTTCTACCACCGCAGCACCGGCCGTCACCTCATTCTCTGCGTGGACTTGAGCCGGGACGATATCCACGGCTACCGCATCTAA